A genomic window from Trueperella bialowiezensis includes:
- a CDS encoding NUDIX hydrolase: MLTPDSVAAELAGWHARFFDSDDDAVHSSNDAVRSSNPAQASDDDARPTTDAVHASDTAHTTNTRPTTAPLTAHRLSDFRELVLEHGEGALFKGTHPRHITASLFVLSTDLSQILLAEHKKAKMWLQFGGHLERADASLADAALREGREESGLAEFVHVLPEPCDFDIHELGGGFGAICREHWDVGFVALADADAPVVVSSESENVRWFPVADLPDGGAGGMAERVQSALARAKAGLEN; encoded by the coding sequence ATGTTGACCCCGGATTCAGTTGCCGCCGAACTTGCCGGTTGGCACGCGCGTTTCTTCGATAGCGACGACGACGCCGTCCACTCCAGTAACGACGCCGTCCGCTCCAGCAACCCCGCACAGGCCAGCGACGACGACGCCCGGCCCACCACCGACGCCGTCCACGCCAGCGACACCGCCCACACCACAAACACACGGCCCACCACCGCCCCGCTCACTGCACACAGGCTCTCCGATTTCCGCGAGCTCGTGCTCGAACACGGTGAGGGCGCCCTGTTTAAGGGAACGCATCCGCGGCACATTACGGCGTCGTTGTTTGTGTTGTCTACTGACCTGTCGCAGATTCTGCTCGCCGAGCATAAGAAGGCGAAAATGTGGTTGCAGTTCGGCGGGCATCTTGAGCGCGCTGACGCCTCGCTCGCAGACGCCGCATTGCGCGAGGGGCGCGAAGAGTCCGGCCTAGCCGAGTTCGTCCACGTGCTCCCCGAACCCTGCGACTTCGACATTCACGAGCTGGGCGGCGGCTTCGGCGCGATCTGCCGGGAACATTGGGATGTGGGTTTCGTGGCGCTCGCTGATGCGGACGCGCCCGTCGTCGTCTCATCAGAGTCGGAGAACGTGCGCTGGTTCCCGGTCGCGGATCTTCCCGACGGCGGAGCGGGCGGCATGGCCGAACGCGTGCAATCCGCGCTAGCCCGCGCGAAAGCCGGTTTGGAAAACTAG